From Acipenser ruthenus chromosome 2, fAciRut3.2 maternal haplotype, whole genome shotgun sequence, a single genomic window includes:
- the LOC117409477 gene encoding uncharacterized protein LOC117409477 isoform X4, which translates to MAALCRSSKCTAERKGFRRELDSWRHTLVHCVGFESILEGIYGPRLLRDLSVFEDCEPDEVNDWSMDENCSFCNLQIEKVNTTPTESPSQGQSNTEQIECQADKFLHAVFRKKDLPQNCDPNIPLVAQELITKMIRQFAIEYASKSHQMQETNVSLVDLDSVCSSLQQPQDQEGPLDLTVNRNQQNVEQVDEVLDLSKKTSATSAPMPSDAASGSKVPADVDPLPHLESTDEKLDLRRTALEMVISSLCLYHKQLLLSVLRYMREDYSISAIQNKDYNRPFSYSDTHFCNFENKVHQEIHSFKEHRMTDRCCVQSCRLDFCLCLKKIHCLSCQSTAIGCINKMVSHRSCDACTRYRCPCSCQNYHSCACAAAIATSPQVKPLKICNPLEVRNDCGRTGSPSPPPLSPIAIDNIEKYGERSTSCPVLVHNRSEISNNLSQSLLPHEEEGDVEVNEKKPDKETNCTKIQPANEEGDARSEYPEEELEHTESGSLIHDLLERINEKLKPLEKESSLANVAANENVEKNENIHLGDIITAVLHKNNGKNDYNLKELLNQHEKSVENKTIQTRFRRRQETLIAISHSPDSSTSRRQTVQIKREIASFDQSFFSRNPAVERSGKKTDKKTSITPCMEAMPLISDPEDVSAKNGQPANDNQVPSYQAQTCELPSFGLQDDPIQISPCESDYSTTESHPKTSKSTDVNLKTPHKSSDVNADEEKQKNFEAKGVSKPEDVGDSGRAQRNIVPPERFSMYVTEPRKMYLAACFSESLFIQKSPKVKKSSKDGGSNSAATNAPHNGISALWKDQIKSCEAANVTPDLINPALPENVPLNLCNRSKQRHKAREPAVPEEASALKSSSITYNENKGKKQYAQKRTKHLVSSSSICLRSSVARVKENSQSHSNSTESSEHCSFITNSSTPISKTDLLQTVSDSFENNSVLNYTSPIRLMYVSQIKSTDGVKYTLTSHSNTSKEGGSLIPCFESVINGEEANVLQETRNDEEAMYSQNCEAANDGTNKDVYTTEAELALSSNQKENPPDTHGEMKDSFLKRKPGRPKKLGPQIEKRVKRPIGRPPKHKSECSKSTPSKSNAVDSSSADCSLAKEDESNNKTIKVTVVYGRSRRIKRLVSEGDDNISKDTDFQNDSYENQRENEDSEADLEESYRGDHSKQASTKQVKDNHFDFVRPVKDKEGVPHPSSNIICQNRKAMAAMRKPGRPAKVRISGISVTVNTVSPKQRKICICRELSEVLDEESEPIKPEIDDNESATKEQMVKQPSNDSSVGRSENEDKKVRNKKRPALPLRHSNRVRKPSIHFLHSVATSRAFSHSNALLRKSRKLLLNKADSETTRHRLASLEVPSNDTSEVTSLETENKNPLPEQVDFSRICELSEDSIFASNAALRWWPISTSRDRLQEELHRRFQQITNSWHSVDVGELGNEQRERERTVQDRTWAMPRSELQENQVSAVKMLFQKHCDMNNLCAWFMQTTETQSLTIVRKTNVHNPSKVLHYNDTIAANRAGICPNPPADRLSKHVKKFVQTSPTRHFQIEDRMRKRRLHVRRRLVLGKQGTIPSMILNKQAKKLGENTMRRNEKNPWRRKSKFMYGAQIYKKLARRQNTLALSLVKTSTDIQMENHETLFPDTMPSSFTGIQSHALNLPTTTEELSIQQQQQSTTEDSDLEEKICTNRSPGTLKECRVFLTKISPPEKKIHTESNNLQSQYTVLDKSVKAESSKTDCEIQERSFCTVKLYNVLSASNSVVPVSKEREEQTSKLENDSSIKKVASEGARHTPRKKIICQQTNNDEPLCDKKSDKNLKTGKITMLTRKRTGLNTRLEEAAKKRRPSLNGWPSGRNSHWLLGPLNPPMQQPWRERSGNRAAMFSMTPINVLPLD; encoded by the exons ATGGCTGCACTGTGCCGTAGCTCCAAATGCACGGCAGAGAGGAAAGGATTCCGGCGGGAACTAGATTCCTGGCGGCATACACTGGTCCACTGTGTAG GTTTTGAAAGTATACTAGAAGGCATCTATGGACCAAGGCTACTTAGGGACCTCAGTGTATTTGAGG actgTGAACCAGATGAGGTGAATGATTGGTCTATGGATGAAAACTGTTCATTCTGCAACCTACAAATAGAGAAAGTCAAT ACAACTCCAACAGAATCTCCATCTCAGGGCCAGTCTAACACTGAGCAAATTGAATGCCAAGCAGACAAATTTCTTCATGCAGTCTTTCGAAAGAAAG ACCTTCCTCAGAACTGTGATCCGAACATTCCTTTAGTTGCTCAggaattaattacaaaaatgatCCGCCAGTTTGCTATTGAATATGCTTCAAAAAGCCATCAGATGCAGGAGACAAATGTATCATTGGTGGATCTGGATTCAGTTTGTAGCAGTCTCCAGCAACCACAAGATCAAGAAGGACCGTTGGACCTCACTGTGAATAGAAACCAACAGAATGTTGAacaag TAGATGAGGTGCTTGATCTGTCAAAGAAAACTAGTGCCACTTCAGCACCAATGCCATCTGATGCAGCATCAGG CTCCAAGGTGCCTGCTGATGTAGACCCATTGCCACATCTGGAAAGCACAGATGAAAAGTTGGATCTAAGAAGAACAGCTCTTGAAATGGTCATATCATCCTTGTGTCTGTACCATAAGCAGCTGCTTCTCAGTGTGTTGAGATATATGCGTGAAGATTACAGTATTTCAGCTATTCAAAATAAGGACTATAATAGACCTTTTTCTTATTCAGACACTCATTTTTGCAATTTTGAAAATAAGGTGCATCAGGAAATACACAGTTTCAAAGAACACAGAATGACAGACAGGTGTTGTGTTCAGTCTTGTAGGTTAGATTTCTGCCTCTGCTTAAAGAAGATACATTGCTTATCATGCCAAAGTACAGCTATCGGATGCATTAACAAAATGGTCAGTCACAGAAGTTGTGATGCTTGCACCCGTTATAGATGCCCTTGTTCCTGTCAGAATTATCATAGTTGTGCATGTGCTGCTGCCATTGCAACAAGCCCGCAAGTTAAACCTCTGAAAATATGTAATCCGTTGGAAGTCCGTAACGATTGTGGTAGAACCGGCAGCCCATCTCCTCCTCCATTATCGCCCATAGCAATTGACAATATTGAGAAATACGGAGAAAGGAGCACAAGTTGTCCAGTGTTAGTTCACAACAGAAGTGAAATAAGCAATAATCTGTCTCAATCCCTTTTGCCACATGAAGAGGAAGGTGATGTTGAAGTGAATGAGAAAAAGCCAGATAAAGAGACAAACTGTACTAAAATACAGCCAGCTAATGAGGAGGGTGATGCACGTTCAGAATACCCTGAGGAAGAGTTAGAACATACTGAAAGTGGATCTTTGATTCATGATCTATTGGAGCGAATAAATGAAAAGCTGAAACCACTGGAAAAAGAATCAAGTCTAGCAAATGTAGCTGCTAatgaaaatgtagaaaaaaatgaaaatattcatTTAGGAGACATTATAACAGCTGTTCTGCACAAAAACAATGGTAAGAATGATTATAATTTAAAGGAGCTTCTCAATCAGCATGAGAAAAGTGTGGAAAATAAAACCATTCAAACACGTTTCCGCAGAAGGCAAGAAACTCTAATTGCAATAAGTCACTCTCCCGACTCTTCCACCTCACGCCGTCAAACGGTACAGATTAAAAGAGAAATTGCTAGCTTTGACCAGTCTTTCTTCAGCAGAAATCCAGCAGTGGAAAGAAGTGGaaagaaaactgacaaaaaaacctCAATTACACCATGCATGGAAGCAATGCCTTTAATTTCTGATCCTGAAGATGTTTCTGCTAAAAATGGGCAACCTGCTAATGACAATCAAGTTCCATCCTACCAAGCACAAACCTGTGAGCTGCCTTCATTTGGTCTTCAGGATGATCCAATACAAATTTCACCATGTGAATCGGATTATTCAACCACAGAAAGTCATCCAAAGACGTCAAAAAGCACTGATGTAAACTTAAAAACACCGCATAAAAGTAGTGATGTAAATGCAGATGAAGAAAAGCAAAAAAATTTTGAAGCAAAGGGCGTGTCCAAACCTGAAGATGTTGGTGATTCAGGAAGAGCACAAAGAAATATTGTTCCCCCTGAACGATTTTCCATGTATGTTACAGAGCCAAGAAAGATGTACCTTGCTGCCTGCTTTTCGGAAAGCCTTTTCATTCAAAAATCTCCCAAAGTTAAAAAATCTTCTAAAGATGGTGGGAGTAATAGTGCAGCCACAAATGCACCTCATAATGGAATTTCCGCCCTGTGGAAGGATCAGATTAAAAGTTGTGAGGCTGCAAATGTGACTCCAGATTTAATCAATCCAGCTCTCCCAGAGAATGTGCCTTTAAATCTTTGTAACAGATCAAAACAGAGACATAAAGCTAGGGAGCCAGCTGTGCCAGAAGAAGCTAGCGCTTTAAAATCTTCAAGTATTACATATAATGAAAACAAAGGCAAGAAACAGTATGCACAGAAACGGACAAAGCATTTAGTTTCCAGTTCTTCAATATGTTTGAGGTCTTCTGTCGCCCGTGTTAAAGAAAACTCACAGTCACATTCTAATAGTACTGAAAGTTCTGAGCATTGTTCATTCATCACCAATTCTAGTACACCCATCAGCAAAACTGATCTCCTCCAGACTGTGTCGGATTCATTTGAAAATAATTCTGTACTTAACTATACTAGTCCAATAAGACTGATGTATGTTTCTCAAATAAAAAGTACTGATGGGGTGAAATACACATTAACTTCGCATTCTAATACCAGTAAGGAAGGTGGTTCACTTATCCCTTGCTTTGAAAGTGTAATTAATGGGGAAGAAGCAAATGTACTGCAAGAAACAAGGAATGATGAGGAGGCCATGTACTCACAAAACTGTGAAGCTGCCAATGATGGCACCAATAAAGATGTGTATACTACTGAAGCAGAGCTAGCACTGTCTAGTAATCAGAAAGAAAATCCTCCAGATACTCACGGAGAGATGAAAGActcttttctaaaaagaaaacctGGCCGACCCAAAAAACTCGGGCCACAAATTGAAAAACGGGTGAAGAGACCAATTGGTAGACCACCAAAACATAAGAGTGAGTGCTCTAAATCTACTCCTAGTAAGAGTAATGCTGTAGACAGTAGCAGTGCTGATTGTTCACTGGCCAAAGAAGATGAATCCAATAACAAGACTATCAAAGTCACTGTGGTATATGGGCGATCTAGAAGAATAAAGCGGCTCGTATCTGAAGGTGATGATAATATTAGTAAAGATACAGATTTTCAAAATGACTCCTATGAAAACCAAAGAGAAAATGAAGATTCAGAGGCAGATTTAGAAGAATCGTACAGAGGTGATCACTCCAAGCAAGCTAGTACAAAGCAAGTGAAAGACAATCACTTTGACTTTGTAAGGCCTGTAAAAGATAAGGAGGGTGTGCCTCACCCTAGCAGCAACATTATTTGTCAAAATCGAAAGGCTATGGCTGCTATGAGAAAGCCAGGGCGACCTGCAAAGGTGAGAATTTCAGGCATCTCGGTAACTGTCAACACAGTTTCCCCAAAGCAAAGGAAAATTTGTATTTGCAGGGAATTGTCAGAAGTGCTTGATGAGGAATCTGAGCCAATCAAACCAGAAATTGATGACAATGAAAGTGCCACAAAAGAGCAAATGGTTAAACAACCTTCAAATGACAGTAGTGTAGGCCGGTCAGAGAATGAAGACAAAAaagtaagaaacaaaaaaagacctGCACTGCCTTTGAGGCATTCCAACAGAGTCAGGAAACCTTCGATACACTTCCTGCACTCTGTGGCAACTTCTAGAGCATTCTCTCATAGTAATGCCTTGCTACGCAAATCTcgaaaactgctgttaaacaaAGCTGATAGTGAAACTACGAGACATCGTCTGGCAAGCCTTGAAGTACCAAGCAATGATACCTCAGAAGTTACATCTTTAGAGACCGAAAATAAAAATCCTCTGCCTGAACAGGTGGATTTTAGCCGTATATGTGAATTGTCAGAAGATTCAATTTTTGCATCAAATGCAGCTCTCAGGTGGTGGCCTATCTCAACTTCAAGGGACCGTTTGCAAGAGGAGCTGCACAGGAGATTTCAGCAAATAACTAACAGCTGGCACTCGGTTGATGTTGGCGAACTGGGAAATGAACAAAGGGAAAGGGAACGCACAGTCCAAGACAGGACATGGGCAATGCCAAGAAGTGAACTTCAAGAAAACCAAGTGTCAgctgttaaaatgttatttcagAAACACTGTGATATGAATAACCTTTGTGCTTGGTTCATGCAAACCACAGAAACACAGTCCTTGACCATAGTAAGAAAGACAAATGTTCACAATCCTTCCAAAGTTCTCCATTACAATGACACCATAGCAGCAAACAGAGCTGGTATCTGCCCAAATCCGCCAGCAGACCGTTTAAGCAAACACGTCAAAAAATTTGTACAAACATCCCCTACAAGACATTTTCAGATAGAAGACAGAATGAGAAAGAGGAGATTACATGTTAGAAGAAGGCTGGTATTAGGCAAACAGGGCACCATTCCATCAATGATCTTGAACAAGCAAGCcaaaaaattgggagaaaacacAATGCGtagaaatgaaaaaaatcctTGGAGAAGAAAGTCCAAATTCATGTATGGAGCGCAAATCTATAAGAAACTAGCGAGAAGGCAAAACACCCTAGCTCTGTCACTTGTTAAAACTTCTACAGATATCCAAATGGAAAACCATGAAACCCTGTTTCCAGATACAATGCCATCTTCCTTTACTGGAATCCAGAGTCATGCACTAAACTTGCCAACCACCACTGAGGAACTGAGTAtccagcagcaacagcagagcaCAACAGAAGACTCTGATCTTGAAGAGAAAATCTGTACAAATAGGAGCCCAGGAACCTTGAAGGAATGTAGGGTTTTTCTGACAAAAATCAGCCCTCCAGAAAAAAAGATCCATACTGAAAGCAACAACCTTCAGTCACAATATACAGTTTTAGATAAATCTGTTAAAGCAGAAAGCAGCAAGACAGATTGTGAAATTCAAGAACGTAGTTTTTGCACAGTGAAACTGTACAATGTTCTCTCCGCAAGTAATAGTGTGGTTCCTGTCAGTAAAGAAAGAGAAGAGCAAACAAGCAAGTTAGAAAATGACAGCAGCATAAAAAAGGTTGCATCTGAAGGAGCAAGGCATACTccaagaaagaaaataatttgtCAGCAAACAAATAATGATGAGCCATTGTGCGACAAAAAATCAGATAAAAACTTAAAAACTGGAAAGATAACTATGCTAACAAGAAAAAGAACAGGCCTCAACACACGTCTTGAAGAAGCTGCAAAAAAGAGAAGACCATCTTTGAATGGGTGGCCATCAGGAAGGAACTCTCATTGGTTGTTAG GGCCTTTAAACCCTCCCATGCAACAGCCCTGGCGTGAAAGAAGTGGAAATAGAGCTGCAATGTTCTCTATGACCCCAATTAATGTGCTGCCTTTGGACTGA